One part of the Odontesthes bonariensis isolate fOdoBon6 chromosome 15, fOdoBon6.hap1, whole genome shotgun sequence genome encodes these proteins:
- the LOC142399897 gene encoding fibronectin type III domain-containing protein 7-like, giving the protein MGAMKWLGIFILLSICSQAAAQSGTVSIFSATSKTVILRWTRYAGAASYKITAALKSSPSNTIAFATFGPNTVMGSISSLSQDVSYIFTVEALDDSQATLSSASTETSTAPDMMDPITTVKPKDSRTLMVEFNLKSGATQYVIRVQNANGFFREDTVSTSPAEIKLLTPYTEYSLSIMAMNSMGRSQPSAPVTAKTVLAPPQLSTSSPSNDNIVVSWAPVANAVQYTLSIFKFGFNDQVTHNTTNTTLTFLGLDAGSVYVIKGLAWDPEGRKGEGSLYSNQTTRPPTPSSVNLSVVMNNNVAGLSVSWELDTNVYGPIEYHVMSDQNITCNTTSSSCTLPAVGCGEVHTIQVIASNDAGPSHPSNSVTFITFPCPPESLVLVESSEGNCTLMWSTVPYADSFVAFIKKGDGSEESCNTTHNNCTYHCQCGYTYLMSVLAFNSAGGGPEGEGLNHTTVPCCPEAVSVTVVSTDTLEIMWAASRGAELYETRAADSSEVILCNDTAPVCALSDLSCDSAYSVVVTPCNEISGCNRACKAHTKDTAACMPTNLLLDRRNSSSISVSWTANNRNATYTVSADGDHSKHTCITTGNGCDITELPCGSTYEFSVIAASTAGQSLPSYSASLETEPCCPVNLTVDQVTQAMTNVTWSHSKGAHSFITSLMSPRGHARCHTQDSHCLMGCITCGTNYTVTMEAFSHSGRVSNCTYQGFSSSACCPSGIRLYRMAENSLRVYWRSTSSSHSSIAEMVGRSNNYTCTASPGGNSCDVDNIQCGDVYHVMVSPLTLEGSKVLFCPQRLYSVTCSGSNVGTVIYRGKRSVD; this is encoded by the exons ATGGGTGCTATGAAGTGGCTGGGAATTTTTATTTTGCTGAGCATATGCTCACAG GCTGCAGCCCAATCAGGTACT GTATCCATCTTCTCTGCAACATCTAAGACTGTGATTCTCAGATGGACCAGATACGCTGGAGCTGCCTCATACAAGATCACTGCGGCCCTCAAAAGCTCACCAAGCAACACCATCGCTTTTGCCACATTTGGTCCAAACACAGTAATGGGCTCTATCAGCTCTCTGTCTCAAGATGTGTCGTATATCTTCACTGTGGAAGCTCTGGATGATTCCCAAGCAACACTGAGCTCTGCTTCTACTGAAACATCAACAG CCCCTGATATGATGGATCCCATCACAACTGTTAAGCCGAAGGATAGCAGGACCTTGATGGTAGAGTTTAATTTGAAATCTGGGGCAACTCAGTACGTCATCCGAGTTCAGAACGCCAATGGCTTCTTCAGAGAGGACACAGTGTCGACCTCCCCTGCTGAGATTAAGCTTCTCACCCCCTACACCGAGTACTCGCTCAGCATCATGGCTATGAACAGCATGGGCCGCAGCCAACCATCGGCTCCTGTGACTGCAAAGACAG TTCTGGCTCCTCCTCAGCTCTCCACCTCCTCTCCCAGCAACGACAACATCGTTGTATCCTGGGCACCTGTTGCTAATGCTGTCCAATACACCTTGTCCATATTCAAGTTTGGCTTCAACGATCAAGTCACACACAACACAACCAATACCACTCTCACATTCCTTGGCCTGGATGCCGGTTCCGTCTATGTCATCAAGGGTTTAGCTTGGGACCCTGAGGGCCGAAAGGGAGAGGGCAGTTTGTACTCCAACCAAACGACAC GACCACCGACGCCATCTTCTGTCAATTTGTCTGTGGTGATGAATAATAATGTTGCCGGACTCTCTGTGTCCTGGGAACTGGACACGAACGTTTATGGACCTATTGAGTATCATGTGATGAGTGACCAGAACATCACCTGCAACACCACTTCCAGCTCCTGTACTCTGCCGGCAGTGGGCTGTGGAGAAGTACACACCATCCAGGTCATTGCCTCAAACGATGCTGGGCCCAGCCATCCGTCCAACTCTGTGACCTTTATCACCT TTCCCTGCCCACCAGAGTCTCTTGTTCTTGTGGAGTCATCTGAAGGAAACTGCACACTGATGTGGAGCACAGTACCCTATGCCGATAGTTTTGTGGCCTTCATCAAGAAGGGAGATGGCAGTGAGGAGTCCTGCAACACCACTCACAACAACTGCACCTACCACTGCCAGTGTGGCTACACATACCTGATGTCTGTGTTGGCGTTCAACAGTGCAGGGGGCGGTCCTGAGGGAGAGGGTCTAAACCATACCACCG TGCCCTGTTGCCCAGAggctgtgtctgtgactgtggtGAGCACTGATACTCTGGAGATCATGTGGGCAGCCTCACGGGGGGCCGAGCTGTACGAGACTCGGGCTGCAGACAGTTCAGAGGTCATCCTGTGTAACGACACAGCGCCAGTGTGTGCCCTCTCTGATCTCAGCTGCGACAGCGCCTACAGCGTGGTGGTGACTCCTTGCAATGAAATTAGTGGATGCAACCGTGCTTGCAAAGCTCACACCAAAGACACAG CGGCCTGCATGCCCACAAATCTGCTGCTGGACCGAAGAAACTCTTCCTCTATCAGTGTCAGCTGGACAGCAAACAACAGGAATGCTACTTACACTGTGAGTGCAGACGGAGATCACAGCAAACACACCTGCATCACGACTGGAAACGGCTGTGACATTACTGAACTTCCCTGTGGCTCAACCTACGAATTCAGCGTGATAGCAGCCAGCACCGCTGGCCAGAGTTTACCCAGCTACTCTGCCTCAttagaaacag AGCCCTGTTGCCCGGTGAATCTAACAGTCGACCAGGTGACTCAGGCGATGACCAACGTCACATGGTCTCACTCTAAAGGGGCACACTCGTTCATCACCTCTCTGATGTCACCACGCGGTCATGCCCGCTGCCACACCCAGGATTCCCACTGCCTTATGGGATGCATCACCTGTGGCACCAACTACACCGTCACCATGGAGGCCTTCAGCCACAGCGGGCGTGTGTCTAACTGCACCTATCAGGGCTTCTCATCCA GTGCCTGTTGCCCGTCGGGTATCAGGCTATACAGGATGGCCGAAAACTCCCTGAGGGTTTACTGGcgcagcacaagcagcagccaCAGCTCCATCGCAGAGATGGTGGGTAGAAGCAACAACTACACCTGCACTGCGTCTCCTGGAGGGAACAGCTGTGACGTTGACAACATCCAGTGTGGGGACGTCTATCATGTAATGGTGTCGCCTCTGACGCTAGAGGGCAGCAAAGTCCTGTTCTGCCCCCAAAGACTGTACTCGG TCACTTGTTCAGGGAGCAATGTTGGCACAG TGATTTACAGAGGCAAGAGGAGTGTCGACTAG